The sequence CATATCGCCAGATTCCACGGCTGCCATCCCCGCTAGCCAGACCGAGACTGAAGAACCTCTACCTCTCGCTCCCGATCTAGAAGCCCTATGGCAGGAACTGATGCTCGCCTTACCCCCTGCGCCCAGGGGGTTGCTGGCCGAACATGGCAAATTTATCGAAGTAACCGAAACCAAAGTCAGAATCGGATTAAAAAACATCACATTTAAGAATATCGCAGAGACCAAACGCGATGACGTTACCAAATCCTGCGAAAAAGTGTTTAACCGCCCCATACAGGTAGTATTTGAAGCGATTGGAGCCAAAGCGATCGCCAGGAAAACCATGCCCGCCTCCCCCTCTGCAACGCCCGCTAACCCACCACCCCCATCGTCCCCATCAGGGCAGGTACAGAGAGAACGGGCACAGGGAGGGCAGGCACAAGGCACTGCCCCTACGCCCTTACGTCCACCAACCCCCAATAATCCTCCCAATAATCTAAATCCCAACCAAACCCCAGCCCCCAGCCCCCAGCCCCCAGCCAATCCTCAACCAACCTCCTTCACGCTAAAATCCCCCGAGGAACGAGCCATTCAAAATATTGCCGAATTTTTTGGCGGACAGATTATCGACCTTGACAGCGAGCCGGATGCAGGGAGTAAAGCATAATGCCGAAGTTACTGGCAGGTATGAGCTAAGATACTTAGCAGTCAACCTTTGTTGTTATGATTTCTACACTCTTAGATAACCGCTACCAAATTATTCGAGTATTGGGTACGGGTGGCTTTGGTGAGACTTTTTTAGCTGAGGACACCAAAATGCCCTCCAGTCGCTATTGCGCGATCAAGCAACTGAGAGCGATCGCCGATAATCCCCAGGTATATCAACTACTTCAGCAGAGATTTTTACGCGAAGCAGCCGTGCTGGAAGAGTTAGGTGAAGGTTGCAGCCAAATTCCCTGCTTATATGCCTACTTTACTGAGAACGAACAGTTCTACCTGGTGCAGGAATGGATTGAGGGGCAAACTTTGTTGGAAAAAGTAAAGTCTGAGGGCAGACAGAGTGAAGATTTCACGCGACAAATCCTGATTGACATTCTGCATATTTTGAACTACATCCACAGTCGTGGGATCATCCACCGCGATATCAAACCAGATAACATTATTCTACGCAACTGCGATCGCCAGCCAGTTTTGATCGACTTTGGAGCCGTGAAAGAAACTGTGGGTGGGGGAGCAATACCTCACGCGACAAAATCAATTATTATTGGTACGCCTGGATTTATGTCTTCAGAACAGTCGATGGGCAGACCGACCTTCGCCAGCGATCTCTACGGTCTGGGCATGACTGGCATTTACCTGCTTACAGGTAAAATGCCGAGGGATTTAACTACCGACCCTGAAACTGCCGAAATTGTCTGGCGGGGGCAAGCACCTGGCATCAGCGAGTCACTAGCGCGAATATTGGAGAAAGCCGTGCAGTTTTATCCTCGCGATCGCTATGGGAATGCCAAAACCATGCTGAGCGATTTGGAAAATGCTAGCGAGCCTGGCTTTGTGCCCTTACCTTCACAGGTGCCAACTATGGCAATACCGATTTCAAGGAAGAGCCAGAGTACTGGTGTGGCATCGCGTCAATTTACGCCAAAGCTATTAGTGGCTCAATCCGCATCCAGTCCCGTACCGAGTAGAGCTAGAAGATCTAAGCAGAAAATCGCGATCGCCACTTTTCTCAGTTTAGGCATCCTGTTTGGTATTGGTGCGGCGATCGTCCTGCCGTTTCTGAGAACGCTCCAAACATCAAATCCTATCGCTCAGCAAAATCCTACAATAAAACCAGTCAAGCCCATTGCGATCGCGCCTACTTCTTTCTATTTCCTCGCTGATTCTGCCTATGCGGACGAGAGCAGTGCCAAGCGCCATGTCGAAGCTCTGAAAGCGGACGGATTCGATCGAGCTGGAATATTTAAGTTATCCGATTATCCCAATTTAAAACGGGGAAAAGCAAATACTCAGGTATACGTGGCGAAATTCCAAGATCGAGATAGCTGTATCGCGCAATTGGAACTTTACGTCACTCGTCATCCTAACGCTTACTGTGCCCTGGCCAGTACCGATCCTACCAGACCGATTGAGAAAGTAGCAGGTAGTTCGGTGCTGCCCCCCAAACCAGAGCCAGTTATAGCTCAAGCAAGTACATCTCCCGAGCAGGCAGTGCGAGAATACTACGATCTGATTAACCGACAAAACTACGCGATCGCGTGGGAGAGGTTGTCACCTGGCTTTCAACAAGCGAGGGCAAAACATGGATTTAAAGGTTCTTATCTATCCTGGTGGGGTGAAATAGAAAGAGTGGAAGTCAGTGATGCCAGCCTGGTGTCTCGCGGCGCGGATCTGGCAAAAGTGAATGCCGAACTGACTTATTACAAGAAAAACGGCGATATCATCCCCGAATCTCTGCAAATCTTTTTACGATGGGATACATCTCATGGTTGGCTATTTGATGATACAAGAGTAAGATAATCTAGCGCTCGGCAACTGACTATTAGCAGTCTGTTTCCCCAAAATTGCATCAACCGGAGAAAACTAATGGAATCACAGATAAAACTATTGCTTTGGCAATAATAGGAATCGAAATTCGCATTGCCCACTACCCTCCCTATACCTCCAAGTACAATCCCATTGAGTACCGCTTATTTCCCCATCTCTCTCGTGTGTGTCAAGGTGCGATCTTTGAGAGTGTCCAGACTGTTCAAGACTTAATGGCAAAAGCAACTACTCGCACAGGACTGAATGTATTTACGACCATACTCGACAAGAGCTATCAAACGGGGCGAAAAGTGGCTGAAGACTTCAAATCCAACATGAAGATTGTCTTTGATGAATTCTTGCCGCAATGGAATTATACGGCAAAGCCAGAATTACAAGTTATTTAATCCACGTTCCTAAGCAACCGCCCTGCCAGTAGCGTTATCGTCAACACCCACCGCTAGGGTGTAGCGCTTGCCCTGCCAGTGCCATCGCAGTCGTAACCTGCCTTCGTGGTTTTCTATAGTTACCTTCATTTCGGGGTAATTTTCGGGGTAATTTTACTAACCCAAACAACCCTTAAAAGCCTATTTTCGTTAGCTTATTGACAGCAAAAACGACCTTCAAGAGTTCTTTGCAACTCCCAAAAGTCTTATCTGTAAACGGTTCCCCAACCGATGGAGCTAAGCGGATTCGAACCGCTGACCCTCTCAATGCCATTGAGATGCGCTACCAACTGCGCTATAGCCCCAATTAAACCAGCTTATGTACGATCTCATAAATCTGGTATTTGTGTCAAACTTTTATTTATATTTGACGTACTGTAGTATTTTTTCCTATATCTGTGGTTAGAATGGTAATATAAAGTCAGCACTAACCTAGGAGTTAAGGTCGCGTGATCGTCACACCTCTCCGCCCAGTAGGGCAAACATGGAGTACTCTCAGTTTTGCTTCCACTCTATACCTAAAACCAGTTCTCGATCTCTTACTTGCTGAAGTCCCCCAAATTTGGCAAGCGGAGCTCCGCCTAGGGCTACAAGAAGCCCTTGTTAATGCAGCTAAGCACGGAAATCACCTCGATCCTGCTAAGCAGGTAATCGTGAAGTTTTCAATTGTAGCTCAGCAGTATTGGTGGGTTATTACCGATCAAGGATCTGAATGCGGCTGTTATGAAGTTGTTAACACTGAGTATTCCGAGGTTCCCTGTTTTGAATCTGAGTGCGGTCGAGGCTTTTATATCTTGCGGCAGATATTCGATCGCGTGCAATGGGACAATTCCATGCACGAACTACAATTGTGCAAGCAAATACCCCGCTATAGCGCTCCGACTATTTGTTAATAGTTTGCGCCCATGAATTTCGTTAGTGGGCGCTAGCGAGTAAATTCGCGTCGGCAAAAGCAAAGCCTGCCTCCGCAGGCTATATATACCAAGGATTCTGGCCATCCGCACAGGCGATTTTCTTTCTTGTAGCTGCGATTGCTCTTCGAGAAGCCGCTTTGCATGCCTCTAAAATAATAGCAATTGGAACGGTAACCACGACAGATCGAACGGGCTGAAGGGGTAGAGCCTCTTCGCGGGGGCGCTGCCTCCACCCCCCATCCATAACCACAACAATTTAAATTGGCATAAGCTAGGTTGTCGCGATCGCTTTGTAGGGGATTATTCCAACCTTGAATTAAATTGGTAGAGATCGTCTTTAGTAATTTTTGCTAAGTTTAAGATAGGATTATGAAAATACTTAAAGCAACTTTAAGTATTCTATAATAATTTATTTTTCACTAGAAGCTAATACATGAGCCCTGTTGCCTGTCTGACTGATGTAAGTGCTTGGATGCCAGCTTGGCTAAGGGAATGTTGGGAAAAAGTAGAAGCTAGCGACCCAGAGGCTTTGGAGAATAGTGGGTTGGTCTGTCGGGCTTTCCATTTTGCCCACCAACTGCATGAAGGACAGTGTCGCGCTTCCGGCGAACCGTATATCATGCACCCCATTGAGGTCGCTACCATATTACGCAATCTGGGGGGGAGCGAGGCCACGATCGCTGCTGGGTTTCTGCACGATGTAGTTGAAGACACAATTGTTACTGCTGACGAAATAGAGGCAAAATTTGGCTCAGAAGTACGTCAATTGGTCGAAGGGGTGACCAAGCTCTCTAAATTTAACTTTGAAAGCAAAACTGAGCGTCAAGCCGAAAATTTTCGCCGCATGTTCCTCGCCATGGCGCAGGATATTCGCGTCATTGTGGTGAAACTGGCAGATCGCCTGCATAATATGCGAACGCTAGAATACCTCAAGCCCGAAAAACAGATAACGATTGCCCGTGAGACCAGAGATATATTTACGCCTTTAGCAAACCGCTTGGGGATTTGGCAGATTAAGTGGGAAATGGAGGACTTGGCATTTAAATACCTCGAACCCGAGCAATATCGGCAAATGCAGAGCTTAGTATCGCAAACGCGTAGCAGTCGCGAAGATCAAATTGAGCGGGTAATTGAGGCTCTGCGATCGCGGCTCAACCAGGCTGGTTTCTGTGATTTTGAAATTAGCGGCAGACCAAAGCATTTGTATAGCATCTATAAGAAGATGCAGCACCAGCAAAAGGGATACGACGAGATCTACGATGTATCGGCAGTCAGGATTATTGTCAATACCAATGAGGAATGCTACAGGGTATTAGCGATCGCCCATGATTGCTTCCGCCCAATTCCAGGGCGCTTTAAGGATTATATTGGCTTGCCAAAGCCCAATCGCTATCAATCTTTACACACCACGGTGATTGAAAGCAACGGTCAGCCTCTAGAAGTACAGATTCGCACTTGGGAAATGCACCACATTGCGGAGTACGGCATTGCGGCACACTGGAAATATAAAGAAACCAATTCCAGCCAACCGGGAATCAAGAGCGAGGATGAAAAGTTTGGCTGGCTGCGGCAGCTAGTGGACTGGCAACGAGAGCTTAAAGACGACCAGGAATACATTGACTCCCTCAAAGAAAACCTATTTGATAGTGAGGTTTATGTATTTAGTCCTAAAGGCGATGTTTATTGTTTGCCACGAGGTGCTACGCCCGTAGACTTTGCTTATCGCGTCCATACGGAAGTAGGCAATCATTGTGCGGGTGCGTTGGTAAACAACCGCATGGTACCCCTGGATCGTCAGCTACACAATGGCGATATTGTCACGATCCTGCGTCAAAATAACGCTCATCCCAGCCTGGACTGGATTAATTTTGTCGCGACCAGTAGCGCCAGAAATCGCATCCGGCAGTGGTTTAAGCGATCGCACCGCGATGAAAATATCGCACGGGCGCGAATGATGCTGGAAAAGGCGCTGGGCAAGAACAGTCTAGAGGCTTTGATTAAGTCCGAGCAAATGCTGAAAGTGGCGGAGCGCTGTAACTATCACAGCGTCGATGATATGCTCGCAGCGCTGGGGTATGGCGAAATTTCGCTCAACATGGTCGTCAATAAACTGCGTGAAAATCAAGTTGCCAGCAATCTTACCGTTAAGCTCCCAAATCAACCATTAGCAGTTAGTTCTAAGGCTCCCATTCTGGGCATTGATGGTATGTTGCATCACATCGCGGGCTGTTGCAAGCCTCTGCCCGGCGAGCCAATTATTGGTGTGGTCACCCTGGGTGGTAGTAGGGGAATTTCCGTGCATCGTCAGGACTGTAGCAATCTCGATACTATCCCCGGCGATCGCCTCATTCCCGTGAATTGGAATAACGAGGAAAATGACAACCGACCGCTCACCTATCCAGTCGATATCCAGGTGGAAACTATAGATCGAGTGGGAGTACTCAAGGATATTCTGACTCGTTTGTCTGACAACAAAGTGAACGTGCGTCAGGCTCAGGTAGAAACTCAACCTGGTAAAGCCGCTTTAATCAATCTCAGCGTTGATGTTAGGGATCGCCAACAGTTTGAGAAAATTTGCAGTCAAATTACTAAAATGGGCGATATTCTCTCCGTGCGTCGCTTGATTCAATCAGACAATTGATGATGAATGCAAGGACATACACTAAGCTAGCAAGACGGTACGACCTGATTTATCTAGGTATCTTCACATTTGGTTCGGTTGACTATGCGATCTGCGATCTTGATTTTATAGCTATAGCCAATAGGCTTAGGACGGGGTGCAGCCCCCCACACCCCCTGTCCTAACAGATCTGTCTACAGCTATATTAGGTTCGTATGGGGATTCTAGTATTACAGAGATCTCCGGGACGGGTTTACAGTCGTCCGTGTTGGCAGGAGTCAGTAAATTTATTAGCAGACCTGAACACGGCGAAAATGTCTTTATATTTATTTAAGGCGATCGCAGCTTGCACTCAGTGCTTCCAGAATCGTTGGCTGGTAAGATCCAATGCAGTTTAGGCGATCGCTAAAACATCCAGGGGCATGGAGAAATAACGTAAATTTGTAGGTAAGACAGGATCATGGGCAAACCAACAGGCTTTATTGAATATCTACGGGAAGTAGCAGCAGAACTTTCACCACGCGATCGCATCCGTAACTGGGATGAATTTCACCTGCCGATGCCAGAAGAAAACCTGCGCAATCAGGGCGCTCGTTGCATGGACTGCGGTACGCCATTTTGTCATACGGGTACGCTCATCAGCGGTATGGCCAGCGGTTGCCCGATCAATAACCTCATCCCCGAATGGAACGACCTTGTCTATCGCGGACTGTGGCGCGAAGCGCTGGAGCGGCTGCACAAAACCAACAACTTCCCCGAGTTCACCGGACGAGTCTGTCCTGCTCCTTGTGAAGGCTCCTGCGTTCTGGGTATCCATAACCCACCCGTGACGATTAAGAACATCGAACATTCAATTATTGACAAAGGTTGGGAAGAAGGCTGGGTAGTTGCCGAACCACCCGCCAAACGAACTGGCAAAAAAGTCGCGATCGTAGGTTCTGGCCCTGCGGGATTGTGTGCCGCCGCTCAACTTAACAAAGCCGGACATTGGGTTACAGTCATTGAACGTGAAGATCGCCCTGGCGGTCTTCTGATGTACGGCATTCCCAACATGAAGTTAGATAAAAAAAAGGTTGTCATGCGTCGCCTTGAAATCCTGGAGAAAGAAGGCGTAAAGTTTGAATGCGGCATCGAAGTTGGGAAGGATTTGCCCGTTGCCAAATTAATGAAAGAATTTGATGCGATCGTGTTATGTACTGGCGCTACCAAACCGCGTGACTTGCCGATTGAAGGGAGGCAACTGCACGGTATTCACTTCGCGATGGATTTTCTCACGGCAAATACAAAATCACTATTGGATTCCAAACCCAGGCAGGATTTCATTTCCGCTCAAGATAAGGATGTGGTAATTATTGGCGGTGGCGATACTGGCACGGATTGCGTGGGAACTTCAATTCGTCATGGTTGTCGCAGTCTCGCGCAACTGGAGATCATGCCACGACCGCCGATGGAACGGGCAGCAGATAACCCCTGGCCGGAGTGGCCGAAGGTCTATAAGCTCGATTACGGTCAGGAGGAAGCTGCTGCTCAGTTTGGCGCTGACCCGCGCTCCTACGTTACCACAGCAACTAAGTTTGAAGGTGATGCCGATGGTAACGTTGCCGCAGTCCATACTATTCAGGTCAAATGGGAAAAAAATGAGAACGGTCAGTTTGTCCCGCAACACGTACCAGGCACCGAGAAAGTTCTACCAGCGCAACTCGTCCTTCTAGCAATGGGATTTCTCGGCCCCGAACAACCGCTACTTGATGCGCTCAATATCGAACGCGATCGGCGCACTAATGTCAAAGCTGAATATGGTAAATATGCTACCAATATTCCTGGTGTTTTTGCTGCGGGCGATTGTCGTCGAGGTCAGAGTTTAGTAGTTTGGGCTTTTAATGAAGGACGCGGTGCGGCACGCGAATGCGATTTATACCTGATGGGCAGTACCGATCTACCTTATTGAGAAAGCTCGCTTAATAGAATTTAATGCCTAGACGCAAAAAACCTCTGTAAAAACTGTCAGAATGGCTACACTAGATATAGATTCCTGAAATTTAGACATAAGGAAACTTCCATGCAGATTTCACCTCAAACTGCCTACGATAATCTCTCGTTGTTAGACAGCGTAGACGTATCCCAAAGTGCCTTTTATCGTCAATTAGCCCAGGAAGTGCTGGCCGATCCCGATATTAGTCTTTCCTGGCGGCAGGCGATCGCAGATCGCCTGAATCGGGCAAATCATCAGCTAGCTCACCGGCCAGCAACTGACGAAGACAGTTATTGACTCATCTGGCAAATGAGTAAAAAAACTTAGACAATCTCAACTAAAGTTTATATAATGGGAGGAAGAAAGTACTATTTCAAGTCCATGTTCGTGGCTGAAATGAGTCAAGATTGTCAGCCTAGTTAAATTGCGATCTAAACTTTACCCCTTAACAATTCCGTCAAGGGATGTATTGTTGCGACCATTGAAGCAAATCTAGGATGGAAATCGCCATTAACTTTCATAAAACCCTTAAATTTGCCAGATTCGGGAGTTTGCAACTATGTCTACAGAAACTATAGAACGTACTTCAACCACCCGTAAAATTGCACCGCGCTATCGAGTACTGCTGCATAATGACGACTTTAACTCGATGGAGTATGTGGTGCAAACGCTCATGCAAGTGGTAAACGGCATGACGCAGCCACAAGCAGTGGACATTATGATGGAGGCACATACCAACAATTGCGCCCTGGTGATTACCTGCGTGATGGAACACGCCGAGTTTTATTGTGAAGGGCTGCAAAGCAAAGGGCTGATCAGTACGATCGAACCAGAATCGTGAACGTTACTAAAATAGCCAGCTATGCAGCCCCAGCCCGACTGGGGCTATTTTTGGGCACTTTATTAACGATCTGGTTGCCGATCGCTGCCCCCCTTTATCTAATCTGGGGCGAACCCACTGGCACGGGTTTGGCCATCCTGTTGTATATCGAATTCATTGCCCTGATCTGGTGGTGGGGCAGAAATGTCGAGCAAAAGGCGCGCCCCTATGCCTATTACGGACTGGTATTTAGCTGGCAAAACTGGCAGGAATGCGCGATCGGTATTGGCTTGGGCGGAGCGAGTTTGAGCTTGCTGATGTTGCTAGAGTTAGGTTTGGGATGGTTCAGTTGGCGAACTGGAGCAGACTGGCAGCACGCGATCTTACCTGGGCTACTCACGAGCATGGGCGTGGGCTTTGCCGAAGAGCTACTGTTTCGGGGTTGGTTGCTAACGGAATTAGAGAAGGACTATGGCAACGGGCGATCGCTTGTCCTTAACAGCAGTATCTTTGCCCTACTGCATCTAAATTTTGCCAAGTTGGTAGAAAGCTTCGCAGTCATGGGCACACAGCTCCCAGGATTACTTCTACTAGGCATGGATCTAGTCTGGGCAAGGCGATCGCGATTCGGCAGGCTGGGGCTGGCGATCGGTCTGCACGGCGGACTCGTGTGGGTATACTACGTTATCAACACTACAAAACTATTGGTACCGACTAAAGCGGTTCCAGAATGGGTGACTGGTATTGGCGGCAACCCGATTGCTGGCATGATGGGAATATTGTTTTTAGGGGCGATCGCATTTATCCTAAACATTCTAAAGAGAGCATAGGACTTTTAGCGTAAGATATTTAAGTTGGGCTCTAGTTGCTTCGTCTCCATGACTGTTACTAAACTGACGATCGCCGACAAACAGGAAATAGTGCGCTTGTATTGCGAAACCGAGACAACTACAACTCAGTTGTCGGAGCAGTATGGTATAAGTGCAAGTACAGTATTGAGGCTATTGCAGGAGTTTTTAGCCCCAGAGGAATACAAACAGTTGGTTAAGCAAAAACAGTCAAGATCGAAGCGAGTTATGAAAGGGCACAATTCTATAGAAGAAACCAGTCAACTGAACTTGATCGACTCAGATCTGGAGCTTATGCCCATCTATGAAGATTTACCAACCCGAGCAGCCGATTTAGATTCCGAGCGTGCCAGTACAGTAGCGAGTAGCTTAATACCAAGCGATATAGCAGATATAGAAAATATTGCGCCAGATGAATTAGCAGCAGAACTAGTTGGCGATGAGTTTGATGATGAGTCAGAGCTGCTTGATGAAGATGATGAAGACGAAGAGGAAGATGAAGATAGTGCTGAGCTAGGTGATATCACTGCTGTTCTAGACAGCGCTCATGTCAAAATCGATCCTAATCTCACTATTGCAATTCTGCCACTGGTAGAGGCAGATTTGCCCGATACCTGCTATATCGTGATTGATAAAGCCTCAGAAATTGTTGCCAGACCGTTACAAGATTTTCGGGATCTGGGCAAAATACCGCCCCACGAGCAACAGGCACTGACAGTTCCAGTATTTGATAACCATCGTATTGCCCGCAGGTTTTCCAGCCATAACCAGCGTGTAGTTAAGTTCCCTAGCGATTTAATTTACAGTACCCATAACAGATTAGCCCAGAAGGGGATTACACGAATGTTGTTTGACGGTCAAGTGTTTGCTTTGTAAAAGCTTGAGTAAAAGTTCCGGTAACAATTTTGCGAGAAATGTAAAAACCTCTCAAATTGCCAGACAACCGGCTGTTTGCGATCGCTAGATTCTTTGAACCACATAATACTGGCCCCCGACAATATGACTACCATGTCTACCTTGAGTCTATCCCCTGCCCAGCAAAAATTTTGGTATGTTTCTCGAATCCCTGACTCGGAATTAACGATCGCTCATTTAGTGGAGGCAGGTTTGGCAATATCTTGGGAAGAGTACCCAAACATCGATCTGTCTAGCTATCGTGAAGTGCTCGATCGCATGGCAGCAGATCTACAGCTAAGGATAAAAAGCATAAACTATCCTTTAAAAGCGATCGGTGAAATTAATCGCTATTTATTTGAAGAACAAAATTTCAGGGGCAATGAAAATAACTACTACGATCCGCGCAATAGCTTTTTGACAGATGTGATCTCTCGTCGCCTGGGCATTCCAATTACGCTGTCGATCGTGTACATGGCAATCGGCGATCGCATTGGTTTTCCCTTCGAAGGCGTGAGTCTACCAGGACATTTTATTATTCGACCGCAGCGTTCTGATATTGAAGTATTCATAGACCCCTTTAACAAAGGTGAGATTCTCTTTAAAGAGGACTGTGCCGCCAAGATAGCTCAAATTTACGGACAGCAGGCGGAACTGAGGCCGGAGTATCTCGAGACGGTGGGCGTGCGCCACATTTTAGAAAGGATGCTGATGAATCTCAAGCTGATCTATCTCAATCAGCAAAAGTTCCATAAAGCGTTAGCTGTGGTGGAAAAAATCCTCATGTTATGGCCGAACGAATCAAGTCAGGTACGGGATCACGGTCTATTGTGCTATCAGTTAGAGCGCTATGTCGAAGCCCGTAGCGATCTGGAGACCTATATAGCTCTCAGCCCCCACGCCCAAGACTCTCAACTGATTCAAGCCCTAATTGATGAGATGAAGCAACTGTAAAACTAAGAACTCATCTTTTAAATTTGTCGGCATCAGCCTGAAAAGCAGGACAATAACCGTCGGCATTCACCCGCAACCAGCGCAAAGGCGATTCTCGATTTTGGCAATGTTGGTCTCTGTAGAAGCGACAGTTAACGCACGATCGTACGCTAGAAGTTGCGGATAAAGTTTCCGCATTTAGTAACTCGCGTTGACTAATACCTCGAATCACCAGGTTATCTCCCTGCCACTTTGCTTCCACCAGACCTGTATCTGCGAAATTGAGCCAACGTCGATCTTCCGTAATTTCAATAGGTAAAGTCAGCATCACAGTAGAATCTAATTCCGCCAGCTCGCCTTCATAGGGAGAGAGAACTTCAGCATCTTTGCGATCGCTCCCCGCGACCGCAGCATTTAGACTGCTACCAACAGGAAGTTCTATTTTTTTGCCCGCAGAGGCGCAATGCACGTGGTAGCGGTTACTTAATTCTTCTAGATTCGCTAAATCTGAAAGGCGACTGGGGCTGCCGTGTACGAATACTACATGCTGCGGTTTGAGATTATGGATTAGTTGAGCCGTACCAGCAACATCACTATGTTCCGCTAGTAGATATGTTTGATAGATAATGCGATCTGTTTCCAAATCTACCCGTAGTGGCATCATATACTCCTCATCCGCGCAGTCAAGGACTAGCCATTGGTGTGGGGTAGATTGCAGCCAGCTATACCAAT comes from Pseudanabaena sp. PCC 6802 and encodes:
- the gltD gene encoding glutamate synthase small subunit, giving the protein MGKPTGFIEYLREVAAELSPRDRIRNWDEFHLPMPEENLRNQGARCMDCGTPFCHTGTLISGMASGCPINNLIPEWNDLVYRGLWREALERLHKTNNFPEFTGRVCPAPCEGSCVLGIHNPPVTIKNIEHSIIDKGWEEGWVVAEPPAKRTGKKVAIVGSGPAGLCAAAQLNKAGHWVTVIEREDRPGGLLMYGIPNMKLDKKKVVMRRLEILEKEGVKFECGIEVGKDLPVAKLMKEFDAIVLCTGATKPRDLPIEGRQLHGIHFAMDFLTANTKSLLDSKPRQDFISAQDKDVVIIGGGDTGTDCVGTSIRHGCRSLAQLEIMPRPPMERAADNPWPEWPKVYKLDYGQEEAAAQFGADPRSYVTTATKFEGDADGNVAAVHTIQVKWEKNENGQFVPQHVPGTEKVLPAQLVLLAMGFLGPEQPLLDALNIERDRRTNVKAEYGKYATNIPGVFAAGDCRRGQSLVVWAFNEGRGAARECDLYLMGSTDLPY
- a CDS encoding RelA/SpoT family protein: MSPVACLTDVSAWMPAWLRECWEKVEASDPEALENSGLVCRAFHFAHQLHEGQCRASGEPYIMHPIEVATILRNLGGSEATIAAGFLHDVVEDTIVTADEIEAKFGSEVRQLVEGVTKLSKFNFESKTERQAENFRRMFLAMAQDIRVIVVKLADRLHNMRTLEYLKPEKQITIARETRDIFTPLANRLGIWQIKWEMEDLAFKYLEPEQYRQMQSLVSQTRSSREDQIERVIEALRSRLNQAGFCDFEISGRPKHLYSIYKKMQHQQKGYDEIYDVSAVRIIVNTNEECYRVLAIAHDCFRPIPGRFKDYIGLPKPNRYQSLHTTVIESNGQPLEVQIRTWEMHHIAEYGIAAHWKYKETNSSQPGIKSEDEKFGWLRQLVDWQRELKDDQEYIDSLKENLFDSEVYVFSPKGDVYCLPRGATPVDFAYRVHTEVGNHCAGALVNNRMVPLDRQLHNGDIVTILRQNNAHPSLDWINFVATSSARNRIRQWFKRSHRDENIARARMMLEKALGKNSLEALIKSEQMLKVAERCNYHSVDDMLAALGYGEISLNMVVNKLRENQVASNLTVKLPNQPLAVSSKAPILGIDGMLHHIAGCCKPLPGEPIIGVVTLGGSRGISVHRQDCSNLDTIPGDRLIPVNWNNEENDNRPLTYPVDIQVETIDRVGVLKDILTRLSDNKVNVRQAQVETQPGKAALINLSVDVRDRQQFEKICSQITKMGDILSVRRLIQSDN
- a CDS encoding ISAzo13-like element transposase-related protein, with the translated sequence MAIIGIEIRIAHYPPYTSKYNPIEYRLFPHLSRVCQGAIFESVQTVQDLMAKATTRTGLNVFTTILDKSYQTGRKVAEDFKSNMKIVFDEFLPQWNYTAKPELQVI
- the clpS gene encoding ATP-dependent Clp protease adapter ClpS, whose amino-acid sequence is MSTETIERTSTTRKIAPRYRVLLHNDDFNSMEYVVQTLMQVVNGMTQPQAVDIMMEAHTNNCALVITCVMEHAEFYCEGLQSKGLISTIEPES
- a CDS encoding ATP-binding protein, producing the protein MIVTPLRPVGQTWSTLSFASTLYLKPVLDLLLAEVPQIWQAELRLGLQEALVNAAKHGNHLDPAKQVIVKFSIVAQQYWWVITDQGSECGCYEVVNTEYSEVPCFESECGRGFYILRQIFDRVQWDNSMHELQLCKQIPRYSAPTIC
- a CDS encoding tetratricopeptide repeat protein, with product MSTLSLSPAQQKFWYVSRIPDSELTIAHLVEAGLAISWEEYPNIDLSSYREVLDRMAADLQLRIKSINYPLKAIGEINRYLFEEQNFRGNENNYYDPRNSFLTDVISRRLGIPITLSIVYMAIGDRIGFPFEGVSLPGHFIIRPQRSDIEVFIDPFNKGEILFKEDCAAKIAQIYGQQAELRPEYLETVGVRHILERMLMNLKLIYLNQQKFHKALAVVEKILMLWPNESSQVRDHGLLCYQLERYVEARSDLETYIALSPHAQDSQLIQALIDEMKQL
- a CDS encoding serine/threonine-protein kinase, which translates into the protein MISTLLDNRYQIIRVLGTGGFGETFLAEDTKMPSSRYCAIKQLRAIADNPQVYQLLQQRFLREAAVLEELGEGCSQIPCLYAYFTENEQFYLVQEWIEGQTLLEKVKSEGRQSEDFTRQILIDILHILNYIHSRGIIHRDIKPDNIILRNCDRQPVLIDFGAVKETVGGGAIPHATKSIIIGTPGFMSSEQSMGRPTFASDLYGLGMTGIYLLTGKMPRDLTTDPETAEIVWRGQAPGISESLARILEKAVQFYPRDRYGNAKTMLSDLENASEPGFVPLPSQVPTMAIPISRKSQSTGVASRQFTPKLLVAQSASSPVPSRARRSKQKIAIATFLSLGILFGIGAAIVLPFLRTLQTSNPIAQQNPTIKPVKPIAIAPTSFYFLADSAYADESSAKRHVEALKADGFDRAGIFKLSDYPNLKRGKANTQVYVAKFQDRDSCIAQLELYVTRHPNAYCALASTDPTRPIEKVAGSSVLPPKPEPVIAQASTSPEQAVREYYDLINRQNYAIAWERLSPGFQQARAKHGFKGSYLSWWGEIERVEVSDASLVSRGADLAKVNAELTYYKKNGDIIPESLQIFLRWDTSHGWLFDDTRVR
- a CDS encoding CPBP family intramembrane glutamic endopeptidase: MNVTKIASYAAPARLGLFLGTLLTIWLPIAAPLYLIWGEPTGTGLAILLYIEFIALIWWWGRNVEQKARPYAYYGLVFSWQNWQECAIGIGLGGASLSLLMLLELGLGWFSWRTGADWQHAILPGLLTSMGVGFAEELLFRGWLLTELEKDYGNGRSLVLNSSIFALLHLNFAKLVESFAVMGTQLPGLLLLGMDLVWARRSRFGRLGLAIGLHGGLVWVYYVINTTKLLVPTKAVPEWVTGIGGNPIAGMMGILFLGAIAFILNILKRA